CCCTAGGCGTTTTCAAAAACTAGAAAATACCCCCCTCAACTACAGTTGGATTTACGCCAAACTGAGCCCGAGTATAGTAAAGTTTATTTTTGGCTCGTTTTCAAGGGGTTTAATTCAAACTCGCTAAGCttgaaaaataactaatttatgTTTGGCTTGTTTCATGAATAAAGAGTTCGTATTTAACTCACAAAAGGTTCAGGTTTATGTAGAAGagtcaaacttggcttaggttTATTAAGCTTGTTCGTTTGAATTTGGTTTTCACGTGACTTATGTAACGTCGtttcttaatatattttagctgAGCTTCGGGCTCGTAAtcgattttcaaatatattttagtttggatttgaattcaaattgatatatgttAAGTTTGAATTCAGATTCATTCTAGCAAAACTCatatcaaaccaaaaaaaaacttgtttcaaatccaaccctatctTCAATTAACCAATGttgattaaatttcaaatctctaaaacaagagtaatactatgtatatctacttttgagtatataaaaatgatacatatataataaattattataggattgaatattattttattattaatttaaaattattcatttatataataacatattatatatttatccatcCGTATATTCCAAAGTTGGTGAATATAGTTATATTACTAAaacaatatattgaaaaataatagtatattttacccttatacaaTTTGACGTTTGTTAGAACGACGAGAATCTATCCCAGTATATTCAAAACTATAGGATATAGATAGTTAAACCAAAATCTAAAGGGGTTAAATGGAAATATCTCGAAAAGAAAAGCATCTCAAGCAGAAAGCCAAAGAAAAGGTGGAGTTGGTTGGGTTTTGGGTTCCATGAGTGGGTAGGGACCCTTCTCTCTCCATGTGCTTTTGTCTTTGTCCCCAAGTAGAAAAACATCTATTATCAACCATCCTCATATTCCTCACCCTAATCCCTCTTCACTATAGGACAATGCCCACCTTCACTACCCTTACCACTGTATTCGCCTCCTACTCTTTGCCCTTTCGATACTGGTGAAATTTTTAATCTATAGTGCCACTTTGAATCCTGGTCTcactgtatatataattattcaacaaataaattatataaatttatttatataattcaatgtaataatattttattgaataattttaatattaaaaaaaataaacaattaatcacctaattataagttattatctcattatacaaattaattaataaaatttatttatatatataattttatttttgtctaaattaTACTTTCATACATAATCCCTTTGTTCAAGTCTGGGCTCATTTGTGATACCAAAAAGTTACAACATTAGATATCATGTCTTTCAAACAATTCctgatcaaatttgattttttttttttttttaaagctgtAATTTTCAACATCACTCAAGTCATTGGAACATGGTATCTGTCGACAAAAAATATTTTGCTGAAAGggtaataaatttaaactgtaATATAAAGGTATTCTTGTCCGTggaacaaaaacaaaagtagAAATAGTGTTCCTGGTCATTTCCATGAAAGGTTTTAAATTTCCCTTTGGTATTTTGTGGTAAGATCAgtgtgttattttaattatatttatttgtccACATGACCCAAGTGGCCCTCTCCCGAAAATCATCCATAACTCTTTTAACACACTACATAATTTCATTGGTGTCCCCAAAGCCATTTTATGATGCTTCTCTTTTCATTCTGTGATTTTAAATTCCAACAATGCCCCTTACGCTATCTTCATTATTTGGAGACCATAAATCGACACAAAAACAAAGCTCAATTTTTctcttgtaaattatttttgtggTAGCTATGAACACACAACATACAAGAAACAAGATTATAGATGTCATATTAACCGTCATATCATGATGGTGTACTTATTCTCATAACATGACCATCCAATTAGTGTATATATCCATCCATCGGACATTCGTTTGTGAGCATCCATGCACCCACATAACATAAACTTGTAGAGTTTTGCTGCCATGCACGTGCAGTTCACGTTGAGGTTGGCCCCGCCCGTTACATAAATAAAGCCTCCAAAACAAGAAATGATTTTTATGGtgaaaataaattgattggATGTTTTACTTAATATCTTCTAATATGTAAGCACAtccataaataatataatcccgtcaaattataaaatataggaAAGAAACTTATAgaatcgtttttttttttaaataacatagACTTTGAGCTAAAGCTAGGTTATATTTGAAAAGTATCTTTCAAATTCATCATCCAATTCTATAATTATGAATCGGAATATACCTAAGTTTAAATGGTTGATTCATCATTAAGAATTaaatagtatttattttttaaggttttgtttagtttcagtaattttttattattaaaaataaaaattagatataattattattatatttaataaaattggataaaaataataagaataagtCAGAATAATCCAACCTAATTTCGTTGCGGACGAAAGAGAACAAATATTTGAGTGAAATTCACAAGATTGATTTGTGGTTTTATGTGTCGAGTGTGCATTGGTTACGGAAATGTATGGCTCAGTTTTCAAATTCTGCTGGATAATGTTGAATTTGGTGATCATGGATCGTGActtcttatatttattatttgaatatcaaatatcacaatataaattaagtttcccttagaaaaaatatatatatgtgacaGAGAcacatgaagaaaaagaaaattgtactAATGAACAGAAGTTCAATTTACaatgtttttatttgatattggaCCCTGACCTTTTCCTGACTGTTTTCGTATTGTTATACCAGCGACCAGCATAATGGTTTGTTTTGTTCCTCTACAAACAAAATGACTCCTTTTAGTACATAGATATCTAAAACCTGTAGCCGCTCAAAATTAACTGCATATATGCAGTTCAAAAATTTACGAGTTAGAAACCTGAAATTTCCATCAAACCTTACAATTTTTAAGAGTTGATAGTTCAGTTAACCTTTTTTTTGTGATGCATAATTGAAGAGAACAAACCCTAGAATCAAATGCAGCCAACCAGTTTACACAAATTTGGAAATACCCACCTCCGTTAAATTATCTACGCTTagatttaaattctaaaaaaagcATTTTCGATAATGGAAAGATTGTTTGAACGTTGTTAGATGGCGTCGTTTTCGTCTTGAAGCAGCACATGTTAGCCTTTTCCTTTGTTGGCTCCATGGATGTTGACATTTATCATTCTTTCTTCAACttaatttttctctattaaCTTTTGaagaatataatatttattgagTATATAGTAGAGTAGAGTAAGACAAAACAATCCACTTGGAATGCAAAATGAAGTTCGAAATTAAATATTCGACAACTTGAAAAGCAGATGCTAAAAGAAACTTACTATGAAGTTGAAGATTTGGTTGTTTTACCCTTGAGGTAAGAAACCAAGCATATGTCTTCTAGCTTTTCTCTGTTAGAAAATGACTAGACGAAAAGAAGTGGAGCCCAATTGAATTGCTCTGGTAAAACTTTGTACTAAAGTTGTCATCTCTTCCCAAGATGGTTCCCATCCAGTCCCCAGATCTAGTCGTAAAAGACACTATATCGTTTCCCTACCATGAACTCCAATTCAAAACTGCATCAGTTTGAAAGCAGAAGCAATTTCCAAAAGTGGCGCAACATGATAATGTTTTTTTTAGCCATAAAGCACCCTATGAATACAACAAATAAAAGGTCCTAGATATTTATACAACGAGATATAAAGCAATTTTATCAACAATGAATCCAAACAACAAAAGGGACCTGAAAATGTTTTCGTGTTTCTTGCCTTGTCTATGCGATGATTAATTTAACCACATCACTAACACATTGGACTTGCGTTTTTGTTGCCTAGTTCTCTAGACTTTGATTGTATTTCTTGTAtgaaaatattgtaatattgtcCCAAGGAGATTCTTAGCATAAGAGATTaagagtttatatattttttataatattttcaaattaaaattttaatttatctagtataataattatgagGGCAGTCATttgacctaaaattttatttatttatatatatattatacaatcaaactttttcataaaaaaatatacaaaaattatactaaagaaatatctaattataatatatgtgaAAAACTGATTATGCAAATAATACATAACGACTAAACAccttatttatatgtaaaattacctaaaatataaaaagcagtttttttataaaataataataacaatccATTATTTgcttaacaaaattttatctctatcatCTACAAAAGATTCATCTCATGTCACTTCATGCATCCCTaccaaatattatattataattataaggGAACAccgaattttcaaattttcaagtcTTTAAAAATAAGAACCAAGAGTGAGAAAAAACTAAGATGGACAACTTTTGGACTTACTCCTCAAGATTTGAagttattcaattcatttgCTCTCTCTAAAATTATGACCAGTCACATGAAGAACCAAACAAGTGGCTAGTGGAAACCCCTAGAAGGAAGGAAAGATTGATTTGAAGTTGGAGACGTGAGTGCTCGGATGGCGGCCAATTTCTTATCTCCAGCTTATCTTATTATAAAGTATTGTATACGAAATCAATTAGTCTGtgttaaaatctaatttatcatatttatatatcatttatattatttttacttaatatagaacacttacttatattatttttatttgatgtgtAACTATTTTAGTGTTTAACACTTTCTCTTAAGTGTAATCATTATAGGTTGTTAAACTCGTCATTTAGTCGGATGTATCACTATTTAGTATTCAAGATTAAGTTAGGGTGTTAGATCCCTCTATTGCTCTGATACTATGTAGAAATATTTATCCTATAAgtgtaaaaatcaaaattcatattacaCTAAATCAATTTACTTATATTAAGGTTTTATCTACCACACTGATATATCactcatattgtttttattttatatgagaGACTATGTAGAAATATATTGAATCTATAAGTATAGAGataaaaactcatattacataaaaccaattagtttttgttaaagctcaatttacCACATTTATATAAtactcacttttattatttttatttgataatatttaggATTACTTGAGGCTTTTAGGGCCACCTATTTAGTTTTAAGTTCTAACaccatataaaaatatattaagtttataaatataaagattaaaatttatattatacgaaattaattaacttttattaagatttaatttatcatatttatatatcatttacttatattaattttatttgataatatctATAATCACTTTAAACTGATACAAGTGAATgccatataaatatgataaattaaattttaataaaaattaattaattttatataatataaattttgattttaagaCTTACATGGGTGCACTATATTCCTACAAGTACCAACACTCTTTAACAGTGTTAATGCTTTGGAGATCTTCTTCTTCAGATTTCACCACTACCAAGAGACTATTGTGCGAtagaatttgtaattattttattatttgagtgGCATTGAATCATGTTGTTCACTGCAACTTATTTGCCATTACCGGTGTTTTGATTGATTcgatctttatttattttctctgcGACATACAATATTATGGGGCGATGAAAGGGCAACGTACAATAAGCACTTgcagaactttttttttattattattattttaacattagaTTTTATCTGTATagattaaatagataaatttaagatataaattcaaatctaaactttttctttaaaatttttaatattttatcaatattttttatttattttatcttatcatTTTGTGAAAGTTATAgtttatacataaaagtttGGGTTTCTGTAAGTAAGGTATTTAAgttatcttttcattttgtgaaaattatattttatagataGAAGTTTGGGTGACTTGACTCCAACTTTGAcacataaaattaacattatttcttataattaattaaattaatcttatttaaaaGAGTAAATCTATATTTCAAAGATTATTaaggtaaaatcattaaaataagatttGACAAATTAATTCTGATACATAAAAGAGTTTGTCTCTAAAGTGGCACCATATTCAAACTGAGaatttaatatagttaaataaattagttttttgatATTAGAAAAGGTTATGGTTAATTTGTTTCGGTATAAAACAGTAGATTTAACATGAAAATCTCATTGGTAGGTGTCATTTGTCTATTAGCATAATGACAAGAGTTTAACGAAGACGGGTCATAGGCCTTTTTGGGGGGTGCCATGAGATTATGCCAGACGAAATTTTGTCTATGGGctaaagatattttagtatGGAAAATGAAGGGCGTTAAAAGATATCCTACATAACACCTAGTGCATGGTTGCAGTCGACCAAACCATACCAAATAGTgttaaactcgagtttgacttgattAGATATatgtcaaactcaagttcaacaCTTAGAGGCTCAAGATCAAGCCTTATactatttagtttgatttagtcATTTacaatcttataatattttgggttttaacgtagtttttatttaagaaattttaattaaaaaaattagattattttttaatcttatattagaacaaacataacaaaataacaagTTACGCAAAAGATAATATAGAAATTGATGAAGatattaatcaaataagattgagtatttattcatttatgaCCACAAACCAATTGCGCTACAATGGTATTTTTAAATGGACTTATCATACATGATTTCATTATACCCCAAATGACATGTAACATTTTATTCACcatattttcaatgattttattttaaagtattctCAATTAGATGTTAAATCATAGAGGAAAAAAGATGTATTTAAACCAACAAGATAGTTGCAATGATGATGTGTTTCCACGATTAGATATATGGTGATGGAAGACTAGTGTTTAGCTTGAAGATCTCAAATTATTCAACTTATTCAAAGACACAAGTTTGGAGACAATGCAGTGCCAACCAATGAtaatactattttgttttttatagatattgtaacaaattcaattattattttatttatttatttagacgctaaattttataatttgctCACATTGTATATTTTACTCTAAATCACTAATAGAaatgaattattcaattacaactagtattaattttttaaaaaattttatagcaTACAtgcatttaaatataatttttttctaagatttaacttattttttacattttaaaaaaatgtaattaaataattaaatttataaatgtattataggccaaaagacttattcctacctaaggaatagtaaaatctcaaatatatatccgtcaatttttaaaaatttaaacacccaCCTATCATGAAATTTTCGTTAGAATTTTCTGTTAgggttaaaagtaaaactgtAGCTTtaccagtaatattaaaaaaattataatattattctattttcttcaaatttttaaaactaacaatttcacctcattttcaaaacttttcagttttgaaaagtagtTTCCCCCTTCTTAAATCCCTAGGTTTCTTCCCTCTTTCTTTGACAACCCTTTGATGAGAGCAATAGTTGAAATGAGATGGTGACAAACGTCTCTTCATCTCTGTTGATGAAAGGACATCTCTTCATCAAAAGTTATCTCCGATGACGAAGAGACATCTACTGACGTCTCATCTCAACTGTTGCCATCATCGAAAGGGGAGGAAAGAAACCTAGGTATTTGAGaggaaaaaaactatttttcaaaattggagaagttttgaaaataaggtaaaattgttaatttttgaaatctaaagaaaaaatagataaatttataattttttaatattattggtaaaataacagttttactcttaatgttaataaaaaattctaacgaAAGTTAGGTGATAGATAtgtgtttgggtttttaaaagttgacaaacatgtgtttgaaattttactatgctttggtgggaataaatctttggcctatattataattataaaatattataatttaatataaaataaaattaatatttaaaaatatacaaatcaGATCTTGGGGTCTGCTTGCCAAGCCAAGGCTAGAGCCAGACCCCTCATTTGCCCACCTCTAATCAGGCCCCTATTTGCCCATCTCTATCTCTAACCCGTGTGTTATTTTACATGGAATACGTAGATTAATTTGgtggaaatttttttattcataattaatcatttaatacTTTCCAGTGACAACCTAGTCGGTATATTCACAATGCAGAAGTAGCTAGAAGACTAATAAATTATTCACCAATTTCTTGAATAGTTcatataattgttttatattttgttacaaattattttatgCATCTCAGAAGAGCATACACAGACAAAGACGtatgtaaattttttcatttttgcctTTAACATGAACCTGTTAATAATCAATGCAACTTAGAAGTTCGTATTCTCAgttccttttttattataatgatcATGCAATTCCAGTTCACAAACGAAAGGGATTTGTTCAAGCTACGACAAGAGACAACATgaagaacaaaacaaacaaaaatctaAGCCAAATCACATATAACTTTCATAGGAATTGCCTTGGACACATGTCTTGTCCTCTAGTCTTTGCCCAATCAGCCATCAACTGGCTATTACAACTCTTTTACCCATTTACACCATTTGCCTCCCAACTTTTTGATTTATCTGCTTATCGTTAAATAGattcttattaataatatcttCAGAACCCAGCTGTTCAATTACTAACTTCCATGAAAAAGAATGAATTATCTTGCGAGGAGCCATGTTAGACCATTAAATTTATAGTGCTATGAGCTAATGTCATCATCACGACAGTCTAAAAATTATATCCAAAATCTACCATGACATTGCCAGGGTTGCGTCTAGTAAGCCAAAAAGCCTATTCCGATAACACTTTGCATTATAAAAGACAAAACACTTATCCCAACGCTGGTGTTTTTGACAATAAAGAACTCGTCGGAAAAGTATATTTTACTTGTAGCAGGGCCGCAGAGGTAACTAATATGTCAAAGGTAGGTGTTCGTGTTAAGACAATGAAAGTATAGTACAATATCTTTAGCTTTAAACGCAACATTTATTGCAGGGCAAGTGGGCTATCCAAGTATTCCGATTTCTGCAGCATTCGAAGAGacaataaatagatatatatatatagaatgtACAATCAATGAGAATAGGGTTCTTGTTTTAGTTGAGCTCACATGCCATTAGTGCATGCACATACAGAAAGAAAAGTTTCTGTTAATATTTACTTAAAGAAGTACTGAAAAAGCAAGCTAGACAACAGAAACAACAAAGGAGTGATGAGATTGAGAGATCTGAAAGTACATTGATGATGAGAGAAGATCCATGATTCTTTAGGCACATGCCTTGTCTTTTAGTCATAGAATACTATCACTTTCATTAAATTTCTATAGAAAAGTTTCCACAGTTTCCTTGTATATCAAGACATTAATTAATCTGTATAACCTCTGTATAATATAATCGAATTATGGTAGAGAGGAGGGCATAGAATAGAAGTACTGAGTTATGtgctttttttttgggtaaaaatgtAGAAGGTCCATGGCAACCCAGTCTAGTCCAATTTGTGTATTCAGCCCATTTGACAACCTCAAGTAGCAATCCGTGGGACAAATTTTATGaaccttaaattaaaataagccaATAAGGTCATGTAAACTAAATCATAATTATCAAGATtagaaatataaaatcataatcaatCTGCTAATTGAGCTCTCTAAAACCATGCCAGGAAAGTTGTTGCTAGCAGCAGCAGCATCATTGTTAATGCACGAAGATTTGTTGCACAATTACTTGCTGTAACAGGTCCtatatcataaataaacattaatcaaatttaatcgAGTTCTAGTTTATACAAATGTATAACAACATGTTTATGCTCAACGTTTTAGTAATTGTGACATTTCGGTTAATAGATTTCACTATCAGAAGTATTTGTGGTGGGAAAATAttcttttgaaacttaaaaagatGGAAAAGTATTAATGAAGGAATACTATACTGCGAAAGgcattatacaaaattatcaaatagtGCATAAATTTTTACCAGATTCAGCGAAAGgaagtggtggtggtggtggaggatTAGGAATCCCCAGGCCCAACCCGAGCTCATTGCAATCAAATCCTAAGGAGCCTGGAATATACAATCGAGCCCACAAAATTACAAGCTGTTATCATCAGAACACCTTCATCTTCAACTATTTTAAGCATcatttataagagaaaatgttCCAGTAATATTCAAAATAACACTACccattatattcaaaatgatatttattttttcaatcctGACGTTGTCATTTAAAAGAGAACATACATAAAACCCTTGGGTAAATTTGATCATTTCCAAAGGAAGAAGTGTCTTACTTACATTCATCAAAACAGCCCCATGCTGGGTTGTTGAACAAATTAGCAGCGCCCTGAGAGCACTGGCATTTGTATCCATTTCCATTGGCAACACAAGTTCCTTTCCCACACCATACAAAGGCACAAACtgtcaaacaaaattaaatattttaaatacaaatcaattcctatttaatgttttattaatgatgTTTATGTACCGTTCATTTGAGGCAAAGACAGAGCTGGTGAAGATGCATTGTTACATTGAAGATCTACAGAAcctgaaaataataattgatcattataataatttaattttaattttaacttaataataattaattgctAAAATTATAATACTGTATCATAATCTTGATGTGATCAACTTGGTTTATTTTTTAGCATAAAAGATCAAGAAATATCGTGTACATGAATACATTATTCGtactatattttataatctaagtGCCATGTACGTGAAAAGAGAAATTTCATGTCCATGACATAAACATTTTCAACATTAATttcgttaaaaaattttactgtGATCGGCATAATCTCGTATTTATTCATACAGTAcatttgtgtgtatatatttaattcttagaacgttttaaatttcaaaatcacaTTCCTTTTAATCCTCATTTTACTTCAAAATTCACAATAAAAATCCATCTTTAACATTTAGTCCATTTTTCCTCcggaaataataaaatattaagaacagaAATAAAGACAGAAACAGCATAATAATTTGTTAAcgaaaaatcaaaacttaatttatgaGTGGGTTGTTGAATCAGTCAACTTTACGGGAATTCATCTGAAGCAGTAGATCTtattgaaagagagaaaaagaaaggtgGAGGGTCACAGAGAGAGAAGAAGACTTACAGTTAGGAAGAACACAAGAAGGGAAGGTCAAGGGACCAATCTGAATCTTCTTCCAGCCAGGATCGCATTCACATTCAAAACCGAGAACTGAGGAATTGGAATCCTTGCATGTTCCTTCCCCACAATCCACAACTGCACAAGCTAAACCTGTAACACATATGAAAacttcaatattaatttttaaccaaaacCATGCTTTGAAAACTGGAACACGTACAGATTGATCAATAGTTCAAGCATTTTTGCACGTAAATACATACTTTCTGCTGCGGTAGGGACTGAGAGGTTGAAAAtggagagagagaagagaagaagcTGGAGAGAAATCCTGAGGATGAAATGATTCAAAGTGAAACTTTCCATGGTTACGGGGGGAGAAAAGTTGATGAAGATGGTCAACCGCAACATTTATAATTCTGTGTGAGAAAGCGGTGATTAATAAAGTCACCTTGAACCTAGAGTCGATCgccttcttcttttcttttaaaaaaataaaataggtttgttttaaataatcttttattattaaataaatataaaattttctgaaaatttattatatatatattattatatttgataaaattaatatatataaacaataattatttttacttataattaaattttatttaaatggctttaagatattattatgtgaattaatattatgtttaattaaattaacatatattatgttatgtacttttttaaaatattttttatattatttattattttaattgaaatggtatttttctt
Above is a genomic segment from Mangifera indica cultivar Alphonso chromosome 3, CATAS_Mindica_2.1, whole genome shotgun sequence containing:
- the LOC123212200 gene encoding neurogenic locus notch homolog protein 3-like isoform X1, producing the protein MLRLTIFINFSPPVTMESFTLNHFILRISLQLLLFSLSIFNLSVPTAAESLACAVVDCGEGTCKDSNSSVLGFECECDPGWKKIQIGPLTFPSCVLPNCSVDLQCNNASSPALSLPQMNVCAFVWCGKGTCVANGNGYKCQCSQGAANLFNNPAWGCFDECSLGFDCNELGLGLGIPNPPPPPPLPFAESGPVTASNCATNLRALTMMLLLLATTFLAWF
- the LOC123212200 gene encoding uncharacterized protein LOC123212200 isoform X2, coding for MLRLTIFINFSPPVTMESFTLNHFILRISLQLLLFSLSIFNLSVPTAAESLACAVVDCGEGTCKDSNSSVLGFECECDPGWKKIQIGPLTFPSCVLPNCSVDLQCNNASSPALSLPQMNGTCVANGNGYKCQCSQGAANLFNNPAWGCFDECSLGFDCNELGLGLGIPNPPPPPPLPFAESGPVTASNCATNLRALTMMLLLLATTFLAWF